One Methanobacteriaceae archaeon genomic window, TTAAGCATTTGTCTTATTTCATCTTGAGTAGGTTCGTATAAATATCCTGCAACAGCCGCATTTGCAAAACAAACAGGACATCTTAAATTACATCTGTTAGTTACATCAATTAAACCTAAAACAGTTGAAGTTTCATGTTTTGAGCATAATCCGCAGTTACTAGGACAGCTAGCATTATCTTCCACACATGGATTTTCAACAGAACTGTTTGAAGGAATGTAATTATTAGCCCTATTATAAAACTCATCGTCACCCCAGTAAGTGTTAATAAACTCACCATGCTCATCACAGGTTTTTTTGATGAATACTTTGCCATCTTCATCATAAACTTCAGCACTAACAGGTTTACCACACTCTGGGCATAAACTTTTAGTATCTTTAATTTTCAATAAAATCACCTTAATATAATAATCTTATAAATTAATAAGTTAGACTATTATTATATTTAAATGATTGTAATATTTAAACTTAATTAATATATAGTAGTATTAACAAAAGATAAAATTGGAGACAATATAAATGACAATTAATATTCAAATATTGGCAATGACTTGTATTGCAATACTTTATTTTATACTTCCAGCATATTTCTCAAATGGTGCAGGATTAGTATTTGGTGGTGGAACACCAGTAGATTTTGGAAAATCCGATAAAAACGGTAACAGATGGATTGGAGATGGCGTAACCTGGAGAGGTTTAATCGCAGGAACAATCATTGGAACAATAACAGGTATTTTACAAGGATTTTTAGCTCCATACGTAATTGCAAATTTTGGACAATTTATTACAACACCAATCATAACTGACATTCAAAGTGGAATATTAATTGGATTTTTATTAGGTTTTGGAGCATTATTTGGTGATGCAATAGGCAGTTTCTTAAAAAGAAGAGCAAATATTGAACGTGGAAATTCTGCTCCAGTTTTAGATCAACTAGATTTCATAGTCGTTGCATTAATCTTAGTTTCATTAGTTGTAAAAATAGACTTAATGTTTATCATAACCACATGTATACTAACTTTAATTATGCATTTATTAGCAAATACCTGTGCATATTTACTTGGTATAAAAGATGTATGGTACTAATTTTTAAAAAAAGAGATTAAAAGAAGTAAATTCTTTTAATTTAAATATTTATTCATCATTACAGCTGTTCCAACAGCAGGTGCAACAACACATTCTTCATCAGTTAAAATATCTCCCATTGATTTGACATTTAAACCTAAGGATTCTGCTGCTTTTTTATCTAAAATATCTTTTCCAAGACCAGTTGTAACAATTAAATCTAATTCTTGAGTTTCAACAACCTGTTTTAAACCATCAGCAATCTGTTCAACCTGTTTTTTATGAATGTATTTTGACATCTCAACAATATCATCCATACTCAACATTTCCAAATCAGCACAGATTACACGTGCAATTCTCTTAGCACAGTCTGTTTTTGATTTACCTTCTCCGTCAAAGGTATCGCACACATAGTCATCTTGTGTGATTAAATCCAATACAGTGTAGACATCTGCAGTTTGTGCAAATAATTCACTAGCTACACGATATTCTTTTCCGTTTAATTCAACTTTATCAAGAAAACTAGCAAGATTGGTTCTTAAAGTACCAGTATATACCAATTCACCGGTTGCAGATCTGTCAAAGTCAGATTTACCAATTGCACATTCTTTTCCATCTTTAATTGGAATAATATCAGTAGTTGTACTTCCAGTATCAATGAAAATACAGTTATCAGAAATTAAGGTAGCAATTTGAGCTGTTGCAATCCAATTAGCAGCAGCTGCTTTTAGAGGTGTTTTTGTGATTTCTTCTAAAGACAACATTCCGTCAATACCCACATAAGCTATTGGGCAGTCAAATGTGTCTTCACATTTTTTAACAACATCTAAAACTCCGTCTTTTTTGGTATCATATGCATCAACAAGTTCTGCAGTCATTGAAATACCTACAGCATCAATTTCTGAAATTGGACAGATTTTTTCAATTAACTCAACTAAAACATCTGATAAGTCATCGTTGTTACTCCACATTGGAAGATAAGCAAAATCAACTTCAATGTTTTTAATTTCTCCACCATCAAAGTCAATAACTGCTAAATCAGTGTTTGCACCACCTATATCAAATCCTGCTATTTTCATAATTACATTCTCCTAATTTCTAATGAGTCACCAGATTTCTTAAATTCAACTTCACCATCTAAAGAAATCTCTAAATCATCAATACTCATATTATTATCAATTAAATCAATTATTGTTTTACCAATGTTAAAATTAGCTATTTTATTCAAACCAACATAAGGTGTTGTGAATCTGGAGTTGATTTCTAAAAGATAAACTGAGTAAATGTCCTTTTCATCACTGTTTATTAATAAGTCAACACCAACGAAACCTTTCATACCCTCAACAGATTCAACAGCTTTTTTAGCTATTTCAAATGCTTCCTGTTTAAATTCACTTTCGAAAGGCAACATTCCTCCAAGATAAGTTCCTTTATCATTTTTTAATTGAACATATTGTTTGTTTAAGCTTATTGGAACTGCATTGGTACCGTCTGAGATTAAACTAACACTTATATCTGTTCCTTCAATAAATTCCTGAACAATAACTCTTGAACCTGGTTTGAAAATCTTATCTAAATCCAAAGTTAAATCTTCAATTTTTTCAATAACAACTATGTCTTCACAGTCAACACCACTTAACGGTTTTATGATTAATTTAAGTGGAGTGAGTGGATCTTCAGCCTGCCATTTTTCATGCAAGTTTTCAATTGCTCTTTTCCAGTATCCTTTTGGATCTATTTTAAATTTAAATGACCTAGGTTGAGGAATGTCACTTGGAAGAGCTTCGTATGTTTCATATTTATCAGATGCAACTAAACAAGCCTCGGAAGATGAATTATATATTTTTACATCATTTTCTTCAAGGATTTTAGTAATCTTGTAGAGATTGTTATCATTTTCCGCAGAAATGAAAATAGCTTTGTTGAAGTTTCCTGCATTGTCTTTAAGCCATGATACTACATCCTGATTAATTGAAATAGCATTAACGTTATCATAGCCCTCTGCAATATTTTTGTAAGATTCATTGATTACTAAACTGACATCAAATTCTTTTAAATCATCTAAAAGAGAGATAATTAATGCTTCTGCTTCTGATATTATGCATTTGTCATTTTCACCAGATGCAGTGAAATATTCAAATACTAAAATAGAATTATTCTCTTTTGTCATAAGTAAACACCATACCGTTTAAATTAAGGTCATCTGCCGGAAATACCATTTTTTCACCATCATAAACCATGTGAACAAGTGCATTTTCATTTTCTTCAAATTCACTAACTGAAATGTCTTCAGACATTGTCATCATTTTTCTTGAAAATGAATCCATAATATGTTCAGGAGATTCAATATTTAATAGTCCTTTTGAATAATAATCTTCTATTGCATCAACAGTCAATTTTGCAGATTCCCCTTGACCATACGGATTAACAGCATTTCTCATTTTGTTTGCAAACTCTTCATCATCCAAGATTTTGCGAGCATTTTCTAAAATTGCATCCTTATCAGATCCAACGAGAATATTTCCACCTGCAGTTACTGTTTCAGGCCTTTCAGTGTTGTATCTTAAGGTTA contains:
- a CDS encoding CDP-2,3-bis-(O-geranylgeranyl)-sn-glycerol synthase: MTINIQILAMTCIAILYFILPAYFSNGAGLVFGGGTPVDFGKSDKNGNRWIGDGVTWRGLIAGTIIGTITGILQGFLAPYVIANFGQFITTPIITDIQSGILIGFLLGFGALFGDAIGSFLKRRANIERGNSAPVLDQLDFIVVALILVSLVVKIDLMFIITTCILTLIMHLLANTCAYLLGIKDVWY
- a CDS encoding hydantoinase/oxoprolinase family protein, translated to MKIAGFDIGGANTDLAVIDFDGGEIKNIEVDFAYLPMWSNNDDLSDVLVELIEKICPISEIDAVGISMTAELVDAYDTKKDGVLDVVKKCEDTFDCPIAYVGIDGMLSLEEITKTPLKAAAANWIATAQIATLISDNCIFIDTGSTTTDIIPIKDGKECAIGKSDFDRSATGELVYTGTLRTNLASFLDKVELNGKEYRVASELFAQTADVYTVLDLITQDDYVCDTFDGEGKSKTDCAKRIARVICADLEMLSMDDIVEMSKYIHKKQVEQIADGLKQVVETQELDLIVTTGLGKDILDKKAAESLGLNVKSMGDILTDEECVVAPAVGTAVMMNKYLN
- a CDS encoding ATP-grasp domain-containing protein; amino-acid sequence: MTKENNSILVFEYFTASGENDKCIISEAEALIISLLDDLKEFDVSLVINESYKNIAEGYDNVNAISINQDVVSWLKDNAGNFNKAIFISAENDNNLYKITKILEENDVKIYNSSSEACLVASDKYETYEALPSDIPQPRSFKFKIDPKGYWKRAIENLHEKWQAEDPLTPLKLIIKPLSGVDCEDIVVIEKIEDLTLDLDKIFKPGSRVIVQEFIEGTDISVSLISDGTNAVPISLNKQYVQLKNDKGTYLGGMLPFESEFKQEAFEIAKKAVESVEGMKGFVGVDLLINSDEKDIYSVYLLEINSRFTTPYVGLNKIANFNIGKTIIDLIDNNMSIDDLEISLDGEVEFKKSGDSLEIRRM